The Candidatus Nitrosotenuis cloacae genome contains a region encoding:
- a CDS encoding zinc-binding dehydrogenase: MKALVYEEYAPDDNYAKILKVKEIPDPKPKSNEVVLKLKAAALNYNDIWGMRGVPIAIPLPHISGSDAAGDVVAIGEDVTNFKIGDRVVTHSNLACRTCELCTSGREFDCTKRQVWGFQTGPLWGAYSELVHLPETNISKIPDGVSYEEAAAASMTILTSWHMLVGRAKIVPGQIVLIMGGGSGVGSFGIQIAKLYGCHVIATASKDKLDKCLKLGADYAVDHRKEDWSKEVYKITKDIAAKEGRRPGVDLTFDHIGETHFNKQLSLLNYGGTLVTCGATTGYDAKIDLRQIFFKGINVLGSTQGTKAEMEAGLYWMSKGKIRAEIDSVYSFENAAEAHTKMLKGNFFGKILMKP; encoded by the coding sequence ATGAAGGCACTAGTCTATGAAGAATACGCTCCCGACGATAATTATGCAAAAATTCTCAAAGTTAAAGAAATACCGGATCCAAAGCCAAAGTCAAACGAAGTCGTTCTCAAGCTAAAAGCTGCAGCACTAAACTATAATGACATTTGGGGAATGCGGGGGGTGCCAATTGCGATTCCACTTCCACACATTTCCGGCTCTGATGCAGCAGGAGACGTGGTTGCTATTGGTGAAGATGTAACCAATTTCAAAATAGGCGATAGAGTAGTAACGCATTCCAATCTTGCATGCAGAACCTGTGAGTTGTGCACTTCGGGCAGAGAGTTCGACTGTACAAAAAGACAGGTCTGGGGATTCCAAACAGGGCCACTGTGGGGTGCATATAGCGAACTGGTCCACCTGCCAGAAACAAACATCTCGAAAATACCTGACGGCGTCAGTTATGAGGAAGCCGCGGCCGCATCGATGACGATTCTTACCTCGTGGCACATGTTGGTTGGCAGGGCAAAAATCGTACCTGGCCAGATAGTGCTTATAATGGGCGGCGGCTCCGGCGTTGGAAGTTTTGGAATTCAAATTGCCAAACTGTATGGGTGTCACGTAATTGCTACTGCCAGCAAAGACAAACTCGACAAGTGCCTCAAGCTTGGGGCGGATTATGCAGTAGATCACAGAAAGGAAGATTGGTCAAAAGAGGTCTATAAAATAACGAAAGACATTGCCGCAAAAGAAGGAAGGCGACCTGGAGTGGACTTGACATTTGATCATATTGGCGAGACTCACTTTAACAAACAGCTATCTTTGCTGAATTATGGTGGCACGCTGGTCACATGCGGCGCAACAACTGGTTATGATGCCAAAATTGATCTAAGGCAGATATTTTTCAAAGGAATTAACGTTCTTGGCTCAACTCAAGGAACAAAAGCGGAGATGGAAGCTGGATTATACTGGATGAGCAAAGGCAAGATAAGGGCCGAGATAGATTCGGTTTACTCGTTTGAGAATGCAGCCGAAGCGCACACAAAGATGCTCAAAGGTAACTTCTTTGGGAAAATTCTGATGAAGCCGTAG
- a CDS encoding type II/IV secretion system ATPase subunit, producing MNIGNFPRSDYFIRIKKTNPVNFTKYIVSKNEPEREAAPDMPNIDNIDAIGIDNDVIPKFKTLNKIEFEDAEIYSGLIKDSTSKNGYRYVIIEPQMSKRDELNFKVIKKLLVSELDISLNHIKTKKEAARELKNKILYLIKKYNIEIPTRNLSKITYYAVRDFVYLGKIEPLMRDHMIEEISCDGTNIPLYVWHREFESVPTNITYENEDDLNNFVQKMSYVGGKHASLANPIVDASLPDGSRINLTLGSEITRRGSTFTIRRFRADPITIIDLIKFRTISVYEAAYLWYAVENNSTMLVAGGTASGKTTLLNSLSSFIRPGQKIVSIEDTHELNLLHENWIPAVSRQNFTDGQIGEITQYDLLRAALRQRPDIIIVGETRGREAYTLFQAMATGHGGFSSIHADSVDATLTRLVSSPMDVPKTLIANTLDIITLQLKIRIGDKSVRRIIQISEIAGLDEKTQEIKTHEIFKWNPGEDTHEFAGNSIVMNKIRERTGIADDQIMYELKKRKTALEWLAEKNIRSHKDVMKNVLEFYSNSDRFYEKKRLDTEE from the coding sequence TTGAACATAGGCAACTTTCCACGCAGTGATTATTTCATTCGAATCAAAAAGACAAACCCGGTAAACTTTACAAAATACATCGTAAGCAAGAACGAGCCGGAAAGGGAGGCAGCCCCAGACATGCCAAACATAGACAACATCGACGCAATCGGCATAGACAACGATGTAATCCCCAAATTCAAGACGCTAAACAAGATAGAGTTCGAGGACGCAGAGATCTATTCCGGCCTCATCAAGGACTCCACATCAAAGAACGGCTACAGGTACGTCATAATAGAGCCGCAGATGAGTAAGCGCGACGAGCTCAATTTCAAGGTGATAAAAAAGCTGCTCGTCTCCGAGCTTGACATCTCGCTGAACCACATCAAGACAAAGAAGGAGGCCGCACGCGAGCTGAAAAACAAGATACTGTATCTTATCAAAAAATACAACATAGAGATCCCGACAAGAAACCTCTCAAAAATAACATACTATGCGGTGCGTGACTTTGTCTACCTAGGAAAGATAGAGCCGCTCATGCGCGACCACATGATAGAGGAGATCAGCTGCGACGGCACCAACATTCCTCTTTACGTGTGGCACCGCGAATTCGAGTCGGTTCCAACAAACATCACATACGAAAACGAGGACGACCTGAACAACTTTGTCCAAAAGATGTCGTACGTGGGCGGAAAGCACGCCTCTCTTGCAAACCCGATTGTCGACGCCTCGCTGCCTGACGGGAGCAGGATAAACCTCACGCTTGGAAGCGAGATTACAAGGCGCGGAAGCACCTTTACCATTAGGCGCTTTAGGGCAGACCCAATCACCATAATCGACCTCATAAAGTTCAGGACCATCTCGGTGTACGAGGCAGCATACCTCTGGTATGCAGTAGAGAACAACTCTACCATGCTTGTTGCAGGCGGAACTGCGAGCGGCAAGACGACTCTTCTCAACTCGCTTTCATCGTTCATCAGGCCGGGCCAAAAGATCGTCAGCATTGAGGACACACACGAGCTGAATCTCCTGCACGAGAACTGGATTCCGGCAGTCTCAAGGCAGAACTTTACGGACGGCCAGATAGGCGAGATAACACAGTATGATCTACTCAGGGCAGCACTCAGGCAGAGGCCAGACATCATAATAGTTGGCGAGACCAGGGGCAGGGAGGCATACACCCTGTTCCAGGCAATGGCGACAGGCCACGGGGGATTCTCATCCATTCACGCAGACTCTGTCGACGCCACACTGACAAGACTGGTGTCATCGCCGATGGACGTCCCAAAGACGCTCATTGCAAACACGCTTGACATAATCACACTACAGCTAAAGATACGAATCGGCGACAAATCAGTCCGAAGAATCATCCAGATATCAGAGATAGCAGGGCTTGACGAAAAGACCCAGGAGATAAAGACGCACGAGATCTTCAAGTGGAACCCAGGAGAGGACACCCACGAGTTTGCGGGAAACAGCATCGTCATGAACAAGATACGAGAAAGAACCGGAATCGCCGACGACCAGATAATGTACGAGCTAAAAAAGAGAAAGACGGCACTAGAATGGCTTGCCGAGAAAAACATCCGAAGCCACAAGGACGTAATGAAGAATGTCCTGGAATTCTACTCAAACTCTGACAGATTCTACGAAAAAAAGAGACTAGACACAGAAGAATGA
- a CDS encoding archaellin/type IV pilin N-terminal domain-containing protein has translation MTGLGRRRGLSEVIATLLLLGITAAGSFFLANVMQGSGFGSIGANAASPVSPTYSIQMTGYDTRDSSDLEFASLDNKFDKKLCTATCAASADNIPENGGTEFIVLQIKNVSPNSIFVKGLQINGMTHPWDAQTGGRAFNAATNDVSGNYPLNGRFSIVPSGNLVQKSDNEMSPDEEVRLVVKLSKDFATDISLSRPIQVMVDFGGSHSTQFVLVSGETK, from the coding sequence ATGACTGGACTTGGTAGGAGGCGTGGGCTATCTGAGGTGATTGCGACACTGCTTTTGCTTGGAATAACTGCTGCCGGCTCGTTCTTTTTGGCAAACGTGATGCAGGGAAGCGGATTTGGCAGCATTGGCGCAAACGCCGCATCTCCGGTATCTCCGACGTACTCTATACAGATGACTGGGTACGATACAAGGGACTCGTCCGACCTGGAATTTGCGTCACTTGACAACAAGTTTGACAAAAAACTGTGCACTGCGACATGCGCTGCGTCTGCTGACAACATACCTGAAAACGGGGGAACAGAGTTTATTGTACTGCAGATAAAAAATGTCAGTCCGAATTCTATCTTTGTAAAAGGACTCCAGATCAACGGGATGACGCATCCGTGGGATGCACAAACCGGTGGAAGGGCGTTCAACGCGGCTACAAACGACGTGTCAGGAAACTATCCGCTAAATGGCAGGTTCAGCATCGTCCCTTCCGGCAATCTTGTACAAAAGTCAGACAACGAGATGTCGCCTGACGAGGAGGTGCGACTTGTGGTGAAACTCAGCAAGGACTTTGCAACCGACATTTCGCTGTCAAGGCCGATTCAGGTGATGGTTGACTTTGGCGGCTCGCATTCGACGCAGTTTGTTTTGGTTAGCGGTGAGACAAAATGA
- a CDS encoding archaellin/type IV pilin N-terminal domain-containing protein, protein MNTNNDNRRLHRSRRGVAPVIATLLLVAIAVVGGAIVFAYSQNFFSSSQISGRPTIEAVKILGYDARAIDTIQNQNGVDFTANAGDNDDANKDQGEHVAVYIKNDSVQSITLSELRFGGGVYSFTGNPTIANLAAMTSGQYTIAGVGGSAIVDGITTSSVADIQPGQTVSVVLALSEDMKSGRDTQFKLTTTNGAVFVGTVVVGQQSG, encoded by the coding sequence ATGAATACAAACAACGACAATCGACGACTTCATAGATCACGTCGTGGTGTAGCTCCAGTAATTGCTACCTTGTTGCTTGTTGCCATTGCCGTAGTCGGAGGTGCAATAGTATTTGCATACTCACAGAACTTCTTTAGTTCTTCGCAGATTAGCGGCAGACCAACAATTGAGGCAGTAAAGATTCTGGGCTATGATGCAAGAGCAATAGATACAATCCAGAATCAAAATGGAGTGGATTTTACAGCAAATGCTGGCGATAACGATGATGCCAACAAGGATCAAGGAGAACATGTTGCAGTGTACATCAAAAACGATTCGGTTCAATCAATAACATTGAGTGAACTCAGATTTGGCGGTGGTGTATACAGTTTTACAGGTAATCCAACAATCGCCAACTTAGCAGCGATGACTTCAGGACAATATACAATTGCAGGGGTAGGTGGTAGCGCTATTGTAGATGGAATAACCACCAGTTCTGTAGCAGACATCCAACCTGGTCAAACAGTCAGTGTTGTTCTAGCACTAAGTGAAGACATGAAGTCAGGTCGAGACACACAGTTCAAATTGACCACCACAAACGGTGCAGTTTTTGTAGGCACAGTTGTAGTAGGTCAACAGAGTGGCTAA
- a CDS encoding carbonic anhydrase, with protein MLRSNKFCTSVSCMDGRIQLPITHWLKESYNVSYVDTITEPGLDKLFANPAKMQEIKSKVSISVNAHGSKLILVSGHHDCAGNPVSKNEHVEHIKNTVKTIESWKLPVRVIGAWVNEDWELEVL; from the coding sequence ATGCTGCGCTCCAATAAGTTCTGTACATCAGTCAGTTGCATGGATGGAAGAATTCAACTTCCAATAACACACTGGCTCAAAGAAAGCTACAATGTCAGCTATGTGGACACCATAACAGAGCCAGGCCTTGACAAATTATTTGCCAACCCAGCCAAGATGCAGGAAATCAAGTCCAAGGTCTCAATCTCCGTAAATGCGCATGGATCAAAGCTCATTCTAGTTTCCGGACATCATGACTGTGCAGGAAACCCCGTTTCAAAAAACGAACACGTCGAACACATAAAAAATACAGTAAAAACAATTGAATCCTGGAAATTACCAGTCAGAGTAATCGGAGCATGGGTAAACGAGGATTGGGAACTAGAAGTCCTTTAG